A region of the Rubripirellula tenax genome:
TGAATTGGCGTGTCACCATCGAGTGGTACCGCGCGTTTAACGATCCGTGGTTCGTCGGGAAGATAGAGATGGCGATTGATTTCGTGTGCACTCGAAATAATTCGGCAGAAATCGTCGGCGGTCCATCGTTCGTCAACGGGAAGTGTCGCGTTGATCTGTTCGACGGCACGTTGCAGTGTCAGCATCAAACTTGTTTCGGGGAACGGTCGGCATAACCGGGCGACCGCAATCCGGTTTCTAACTACCAAAGAACACGATCGGTCGCTCCGTGTTCATGCCTTGGTTCTGTGCTTCTTGTACTGGGTCTACCGTGCGTTCAGACCAACATACTTACCATGCAGTTCCCAGTGGACACTGCCATCAGTTCGTTCGGTAATCCATATCTCGGCGACATCAGAAAGTTCATGGTATTGAATAAGCCGATGGTGTGCGATACGTGGACCTGCATCTTCAGTTTCGTCGCGGCACGATGTTGATGTTCTATCGTAATCAGGTTTGCCAAAGCGATTGATGGCGTCGTCCATTGTCGTCACGCCCTCTAGCAGTTTTGCGAGACGAGATTCTTCAGGACCGGGAATCTGCGCAAATAGAAGATCGCGTTTCGATTCGGGTGCAGCTCCCCCGCAAAAAGGGCAATGACGGATGACGAGTAGCGCGCCATCGTTCCAGGTGAAATGGTATTCGTTCGTGTCCGTGTCAAAGACGATGGGGTAAGACGGATCGTTTGCGGTTCTTTGCAGTAAATCGCAGGTACATGGTTTGTCGGTGACAGAAGCGTGTTTGGATATGGCCATCATTCAGTCACAGAACGTTACGCATCAGCGGGGACGGGCGAACGACTTGCAAGCAGACGAGAAAACTGACCACCCGTCCTCCGTTGAATGCGATGGTTCCGTCTTGTAACAGCGATCCACGCGAGAATGGCAAATGACCCTAGAAAGACAGTACCAGATGGCTCTGGAACAGACGTGGCAGTCAGTGTTGCAAAATCTGAGTCCCAGTCCCAGCGGTATGTGCCGGGAATGACTCCAAGTGATGAAAGTGAGTGTCCAGTGAATGTCGCCGTCCCAGAGATTGGACTATTCGATATGTAACCTGCAGGCAAAGCAAAAACGAAAAATCCAGCTGGATCGTCGTTAAATTGAATGAAGATCCCGTCGCCGCTTGATGAAGTAGCAGACAGTTCAGCTACTCCAGGACCTATAGTCAGTGGATTTGTGTTTCCCAAAGGCGTAGGAGAAAAATATAAGTCCAACGGCGTCCCTACGTCGTAGCCCACTCCAATTCCAAAATCAGGCTCAACAGAGGCGAGTTGGTTCGCGACTTCGCTTAAAATAAACCCGCTGCCATTTAAATCGACACTTCCAGTGCCCGTGAGCACGACGCCTCCCCCAAACTCTTGCATCGTGAAAACGATTGCAGCACTTCCGACGTTGTGTACGCCTAGTGAAAGCAGACAAAAGAAAGCGGAGACGCAAAAATTCGAGGCAGATAGGTTCATGGCGAGTTGGTAGACAAAGAGGGACATCTGAAAGTTGAAAATCAAGAAAGACTGACGGAACGTTACCGATCACCCGGTCGCCGGGGTTGATCTTCAATTTGAAAACGCCCGGCTCGGCGACTCGGGTGCATCGGATGGTTCGCCATCTTTACCTTCACGGAGTTCCCAGATGGATGATTGTGAATTGATCGCCAATCGTGTCGTTGTTTCAAGCGAGACAGTGTCAAGGCGGTTTGCAGTGCCAGTTAGTTGGATTCGCGAATCAGGCGTTCTTGGTCGTGCCAAAGCTGACGAATCAGTTGAGCCGCAGGATCGGTCGGTTCAATGAATACCGCAATCTCGCCGTCTGCAGCCTGCGAAACCATGGCATCGTCGGGGATCGCGGCGGTGTATTTTGCGTTCAGTCGAGGGATAACGTCGACAACTAAGTTTCCAGCATCGTTGCGCAAGATTTTGCAGTTGCGGCACATTTCAACATTGTCGCCTTTAATGCCAATGGTTACGGCTTCGGCATCGAGGACCAGCTGTTCAGACGTGCCGTTGTGGTATTGCATTGTGTGTCACTCTTTTGATTGGCGAACGGTGGCCATCACCGGGTGGCGGCGGTTGACGCGATCTCAAAAAAACGTGACCACCGCCACTCCGGTGCATGGCATGGTTATCGGCATTTATGGACGGGCGTTGATCGAACATCGGGAAGTGGCAACAACGCTGCCACAGCTTAACGGGCATTGGTTCGGGCGGCAAGCAATTTGGCGTTGACCGGGTCGGCAAGTAAACGTGCATTGTCATCCGACGGTGCTTGCAGACGTTAAACGAAGAATGGAAAACGTCGTCGTTGGATCAGCAAACGACAACAGCGAGCAACATCGAGGGTTGCGAGCGGCGTGGGGTGTGGCAATCGCCAACGGAGGATTAAGGCGTTTGAATCGGCGAGCAACTAACGCAAGAGCCGAAAGACGCACCAAAAACCAAGCGTTGCAGCACTCGTTTGTGCAAGCAAACACGCGGAGCAGCTGAGGAGTCAGTCCGATAACGGTTGCCATCACCGGGCACGGAGAGTTTGGCATCCATTTGTAAAAACTCGCAAGCCGTGCTCCGTGTGCATGGCGTGGTTATCGCCAAATTTGCAGCGGCGAGAACGTGACCACAAACGTGCGGTCACCGACGAGCACATCTTACCGCGCTGCTGACCGCGCATCAAGCGAATTGCCGAACCGATGTCGTGCTGTTTTGCCGCGTGCAATCAACACGACCGCGGCGCAAATGTAAGTGTTGGGTTGGCGACGGATTGGGTTGCAGTGACGGTTGCCTGTGCGGCCAGGTCAGTTGTTCGTTTAGCCTTCGGCCATGTCGGTGACAGATTGCCCCGAGGACGAAATGTTGTTTTCGCGACGATCAACGTGACCAAAGTGAATCAATTGTGTCGGAGGAATTGCATTCCAGTCAATCAAGCGGCGAGCAGTTAAGTTACGGTTCGCAGCAAAAAACAAATCCGCGTGACCGAAGCAAACGTTCGTTCAAAACAATCGTGTGTTCCAGTTCAGTGCGATAACGTCAGCGGTAACCGAGTCGCCGCTAAGAGACTCATACATTTTAAACAGGTGGACCGGCGACTTCGGTTCACCGCATGGTTATCGAAGGTTGAAAATGAAGTTTCATCTTTACAAAAGCCTGTGGACAGGTCTTTACCACACGACTTTGCTTGGCGGAGAGTTTGCCAACTGTCACGGGCAGGGATCGACACCGGAAGGGGCCATAATTAGTTTGAAGTTAACGGTTGCTGCACTAAGGCAACAACTTCGATAACGGTGGCCATCACCGGGTGGCGGCGGTTGACGCGATCTCAAAAAAACGTGACCACCGCCACTCCGGTGCATGGCATGGTTATCGGCATTTATGGACGGGCGTTGATCGAACATCGGGAAGTGGCAACAACGCTGCCACAGCTTAACGGGCATTGGTTCGGGCGGCAAGCAATTTGGCGTTGACCGGGTCGGCAAGTAAACGTGCATTGTCATCCGACGGTGCTTGCAGACGTTAAACGAAGAATGGAAAACGTCGTCGTTGGATCAGCAAACGACAACAGCGAGCAACATCGAGGGTTGCGAGCGGCGTGGGGTGTGGCAATCGCCAACGGAGGATTAAGGCGTTTGAATCGGCGAGCAACTAACGCAAGAGCCGAAAGACGCACCAAAAACCAAGCGTTGCAGCACTCGTTTGTGCAAGCAAACACGCGGAGCAGCTGAGGAGTCAGTCCGATAACGTCGGTCGTCACCGGGCACGGAGAGACAACTTTCCACTTGTGAAAACGTGCAAGCCGTGCTCCGTGTGCACGACATTGTTATCGGTCGTCCGGAACGAGCGTTGAATCGGTGAGGAAGTCCGCGTGACTTCGAGGTCAGCATATCGGGCGTTGAGTCGTCCAGCAAGCAAATTGCAACGCTTCCGAAAGAGAGTCGATCGTCGTCGGAGTGTCCGACATTGTTGTTGGTCGCGATGCATCACGCGGGCATGTCGAGCACGGCGTGTGTTCGATCAATTCACCGAACGTTTCGTGAAGCGATTCGGTCCGGTAAGGTTGCGACACATTCGGTTCACGATCGATGTCACGAACGTCGCGTCACAACTCCAAGGTTTAGTACCGATAACGGTTGACATCACCGGGTGGCGGCGAACGACGTGCAAGCAGACGAAAGATGTAACCACCGCCACTCCGGTGCATGTCTTGGTTATCCGCCGTCTGGGCTGTTCGGGGGCGGTGCTGCGCGTTTGTTCTCGTCGTGGTTTCTCCGCGACGCAACGGCCCAGCCAATCAATGCGACAAACGAAAGTACCGCTGCAGCGAACGTGACACAAGAGACCAAAGCACCAATAAGGATACCACGAAAATGGCGATCGAAACCAGGCGGCATCATGTTCATTGCGATTGAACCGGCAATAAAGGTAACGACCAGTATGAAGAACCAGTTGCGACAGGAGTTAGACATTGGAAGTGTGTAGTGAGAGCCAGTTTTCCATCATGTGGTGGTTGCGTTGCCTTCGGCCCAGGCGGTGACGTTCCGAACGAAGGCCAGTGTTGACGTATTGCGACAGGTTATGGTTGCCAGGGAGTTTGTTGTTGTCCGAAGATCGACGTACAAACGCCGAGCATTGATCGTGCGTTAACAATGACCGCGCAATGTCACGCGCCCAGTCGGATAACGCTACGCATCAACGGGCCGGCGCGAGACGCGTTGATTTCAAAACCGGCCCGACCGCCGGCTCCGTTGCATGCGATGGTTACCCGCCGTCTTGTTGCACGTTGAATTTCCACGAAACGCCGAAGCGATCAACCACGATACCATACCAGTCGGTGAATGCAGATTTTTCAAACGGAATGACAATAGTTCCACGGTCAGCGAGGCACGCAAACGCACGTTTCGCCCGTTCTGTTGAATCGAATCGCAACAGGAGAGAAAAGCCTGCGAATTCAGGCGGGGTCTCAATATCGTTGAACCCGACATCGCTTGCCATGAAGTCACTGCCATCAATCCGAAAAGTAGCGTGAAAAATTAAGTCTTCCATTCCAGGTTCTGCGTGCGATTGGTCGGGACAATCGCGGAACCGCATCAGAAACACGGTCTCTGCGTCGAGTGCCTCTCGGTAAAATGCGAGCGCCTCTTCAGTGCGTCCGGCAAATCCAAGCGTGGTAATGACTGCCATAGGTGCTAAACCGCTTTGCGGTTTTCGATGAAGTGCGGAAGAGGCCGAGGTGATTTCAGTCGGGTAACGGCCGCCGTCACCGGGCGGCGAGAGAAAAACTAACCATCAAAAAACGCGTTGACGCCGCTCCGGTGCACGGCATGGTTATCCGCAGTCTTCCGTCAGCCAGTCGAGCACAAACGTCGAGTAGCCATCCCAAATCTCGGGAAACCGTGTGACGTTCGGAATATGATTGACCTCAAGCAAATGGGGGACGCCATTGGTGTCAACGATGTAGTCGTTTGCAGCGATCTCAAGCCCGAATCCGCGTGCAACAGCACGCGTATCAGTAACTAAAGCGGAATCGAGATCAATCAAAGAAGCGGTGTCGTGGTGAATAGATTTTAGCCAGTCGTCACCCTCGAGGCGAATCTGCCACGCACGGTCCCCAATGACAACGACACGAATGGCCTCGCCAGAAATAAATGGTTCGACAATGGAGGCATTGTCGGTCACCATCGAATGGTCAAACCGTTCTTTGTTCTCGCCACAGTGCCAGTTGCCCCATTTTGCGACGGACGGCCCGCTGGCAATGTAGTCAAGGCCAGGTGATGAGTATCCACGCGGAGGATCAGCGAATGACGTAAAACGCAATGCACGGGCCAAGCATGGCAATTTGAGCCGACAGTCCATCATCGCCGCAGCGTTCGGCAGGCATTTACCGGCCCAGATAGCTAGCCCAGTGATGAAGTCGTGATCGTCAGCGAAGATGCCGTGAAAAACCATTCGCGAAATCGGAAGGAGCCGAGCGCCACTTGCGGATTGGACAAAGAGTTGGCGATCGCGAACCATCATTTGCGGTAATAGCTCGTGGCACACCATTGGACCACCGTACCGCTGTTTGATGTCGGCAAGTTCGTCGGCGTCTAGGCCAATGATGCAGGGCAGTGGTTCCATACGATTTCTTCGATCGGATAACGGTGGCCGTCAGCGGGCACGGCCCTTGTGGTTTCCATGTCTAATCGCCTCATGCCGTGCTCCGTTGCACGGCATGGTTATCGCCAGTAGCGTCCATTCGGCAAGCGTCACCAGACGGCATCCTATTTCGAGCACAACCATACCGCGCAACGACGCGAGCATCAATCTCGGTCTGAGTCGTCTGCGCACCTATTCGAGTCAGCACATCAGCGCACCTGTTCGAGCATGGGCGTCAGCACACCAATCCGAACGCATCGCCCGCCTGGCCTTCGGCCCCGCCGGTGACGCATCCGTCATTGTGCTGACCAAGGGTTGCGAGCATCACACGCCGCCCGATGTCATCGCAATACTGCTCCAGCGCACCTTCTAGTTGCGATAACGGCGGCGATCAGCGGGCCGGGAAATTTGACTTTCTATTTGTAAAACCATGCAAGCCCGGCTCCGTTGAATCGCATGGTTCGCCGCAATTCGCAGCGGCGTTAGGGCAACCAAGTGTATTGTATTGGCGGCGCATAGTCGCGAGCAACCTCCATCGCGCTGGACGACGGCATGAGGTCCCACCAGCTAAGTGCGGGATCGATAGCGAAATGTCCAAGCAAGTAGCACTAACGGTTCTAAGAGCAGTGACACCATTGTGCCAAGTATCAGTGAAGCAAGTAGATCGTATAACCAACTACCGGTCGCAGGGCCATCGCCGCCCATTGCGACTACGCCAATCGCACATGCGGCAACAGCAATCGTGAGCCCGCAGTACACCTTAAGCATCCAAACAAATGTGGGTCGATTCGGCTCCTTTTGGGCATCGCCGGATGCGCTAGCTCGCTCCGTCTGCGGCGAGTCGTACGGGTTGTTTGACACAGGCAATTGAGATGGGGATTGAGTTTGTGCTGCTGTGGTCGGCGAACGGTTGCGATCAGCGGGCCGGGAGAGTTGACTATCCATTCGGGAAACCCTGCAAGCCCGGCTCCGTTGCATCGCATGGTTCCCCTGCATTTCGTTTTCCCGTCACCATCGCATTGCGTTCCAACGTGGAAAGGTGATGGCAGCAATGATCACCGGAACGATCATCATCATCGCGATGGGACCAGGGCGAGAATAGTGTTCAAGTACCGTCTCGTTCGGTGGCCAAGTGTAAATCAGAACGCAATTTAGCGCGAACAGCCCGAAGTACAAGACAACAGCCCAACGTCGCATCGCGAGCAGCCCAATTCCACAGACGAGGGAAGCGCCCTTTGAAAACGTGTTCCAAAGGTTCCGTTCAAGCGTGAACTCGGACCACGTGAGCGGTTTCATTAGCAGGAATAGGGTGCCGCCGATGATGAGGAACCATGCAAGGATAGTGATCGACACCGGGCGCGATACCGATGGTATGTCTGATGTAACGTCTTCGTGTTCAGCTTGGCTCATCGCGTTGGGCCGCATGTTGCGGTGATTGATCAGGGGAACGGTAGAAATCACGGGGGACGGGGGAAAGACTTGCAAGCAGCCGAGAAAACGGGCCACCCGTCCTCCCGTGCATTTCATGGTTCGCCGTCGTTTGCCGCAAGTTTGCGTCGACCATAGCTGTTGAGTTCTAATTTATGGACACAGTCGGTGCGAATTTCGTTGGAAGCTATCAGAGTCCACGCATGTAATCCGTGACATTGCCGTCATTGTCAATCGTAATGAATCGATGTCCGCCGAGGACGATAGGATGGCGTTGTACAAAGACACGCCATTCGTTTCCATCGCGTTCAACTTCGAATGTCGCGCGATCCGCCCACGTGTCCTGCACCTCCAATTCACGTTTCGCGATGGCGAGAACATCGTCTTCGGTTAGTTCGATCGAGTTGGCATCAGCGACGCTGGATTGCACAACAGCCGGTGTGTTGTCGTTGGGTTTAGAACAACCGATGAATACCGTCAGCGTGACAATCGCGGATAGTTGCAGCAATGCGTTCATGGTTTTGTCGGCGAACGGTAGAAATCACGGGGGACGGGCGAACGACTTGCAAGCAGACGAGAAAACGAACCACCCGTCCTCCCGTGCATTTCATGGTTCCCCGTCGGTTAGTTGCTGCCATCACCATCGCATTGCCTTCCAACGCGGCAAAGTAATGGCGGCCACAATTGCCGGAACAATCATCATTACTGCGATTGGACCGGGGCGGGAGTATTGTACCAGCACCATTTCATTCGGCGGCCATGTATAGATCAAAACGCAGTTCAATGCGAACAGTCCGAAGTATAGGACAACGGCCCAACGGCGCATCCCGAGCAACCCAATGCCACAGACGAGTGAAGCGGCCTTCGAGAACGTGTTCCAGAGGTTTCGTTCGAGTGTGAATTCCGACCAGGTGATCGGTTTCATCAGCAAGAACAGTGCACCGCCAACAATCAGGAACCAAGCAAGGACCGTGATCGAAACTGGGCGTGATCTCGGTGGATCGTCTAAAGTTACCGTTTCGCGATCAGCTTGGGTCATCGTTCGATGCGTCAGCTTACGCTCGACGAGTAGGGGAACGTCTGGGATCAGCGGGCGGCGGGAGTTGACATTGATCTCACGAGAAACCGCACCACCGCCGCTC
Encoded here:
- a CDS encoding VOC family protein yields the protein MAVITTLGFAGRTEEALAFYREALDAETVFLMRFRDCPDQSHAEPGMEDLIFHATFRIDGSDFMASDVGFNDIETPPEFAGFSLLLRFDSTERAKRAFACLADRGTIVIPFEKSAFTDWYGIVVDRFGVSWKFNVQQDGG
- a CDS encoding DUF6980 family protein yields the protein MAISKHASVTDKPCTCDLLQRTANDPSYPIVFDTDTNEYHFTWNDGALLVIRHCPFCGGAAPESKRDLLFAQIPGPEESRLAKLLEGVTTMDDAINRFGKPDYDRTSTSCRDETEDAGPRIAHHRLIQYHELSDVAEIWITERTDGSVHWELHGKYVGLNAR